The Deltaproteobacteria bacterium region GTCGACGTGCTGCTGGTCGACGTGCTGCTGGTCGACGTGCTGCTGGTCGACGTGCCGGAGCTTCCAATCGTGGTCGATGTGGCCCCGATGGTTCCCGTCGAACTCGCGGCGGTGCCCGTGCTCGCTCCGTTGCCGCCGCGCCCCGCTGTATTCCCAGAGCCGGCGGTCGACAGAGACGTACCGCTGGCGCCGGCCGACCCACCGTTTTCCGGCGCCACGAAGCACGCCGAGAGTGTCCACGCCATCAGCAACCCCGAACCGATGCGTCCTGCGATCCATGCGCTTCGAGAACACGCCGCCATGGCAATCCGCCCCCCTCCGTGAATTCCGGAAGACGAAGGCTATCCCAGATTCGCCTGCGGGTAAGCCGTCCAGCGGCCCTCGACGGCCGATAACCCGCGTTACGACAAGTCTTGCCGCCGGAGCTCTGCCCTTCCCCCGTGATACGACCAGGCTCTGCAATTCGCGCGGGCATCGGCGATCCCTTGGGCAGCGAGACGAGAGATCTCGTCCACGCAGTTCTCGGGAACTCGACCGGGCGACCTCGGCTGCGCGGCCGCCGCTGTGAAAAGCAGACCAACCGTGACAAATCCGCGGGTCCACATCATGGATCCCTCGAGCTCCACGTCAGTACTCGAACGCGTGGCCCTCTTCGAGAAAGAGATCATCACGAGCCCGCGGTGTCTGAGCGCGGTCGAGGCCGTCGACGTCAAAGCCAACGAGGATCCGTTCGTAGGCAGGACGTCTTGCAGCGAGGTCAGCCACTCGGAACGGAAGCTCTGGCCCGTCGCGCATCAGGTCGACCTCCCCCATTTCGACCGGCCGATGCCCGGGCGCGACCCACTTCACCAGAAGCCGACCTCGCCCGGCCCCAAGAGACACGAACTCGCGCTCGATGTCTCCGCTGACGGCACAATTTGGTCGTCTCGCTCATGCGTCACCGGGGCGGCGAGATAGAGCGTGCTCTTCGTGAGGAGAGGGTTCGACGGTGGCTGCATGGTTTCGACCGACGCCGCGGCGGGCGAACCGGGCACGGATTCTCCGTCGCACAGCTACCTCGGGACGAGGAAGAAGAGCGGCGCGAAGTCCGATTCCGAGTTGTATTGAACCTGGCCCCCATGGGCGATGTACGTCAGCGCATCGACCTCGCCGAACATGGCCTCGGCGCCCACCTGGTTCCCAAAGTTGCAATCATAGAAACCGTAGTTGAGGTCGTGTTCTCCGCCTTGCTCAGCCTTTCGCCACGCTCCCGCATCGTCGATTTCGCCGTCGCCCCCCTCGAATCCGGACGGGCTGAGTCCTCCGTCGTTGTTGTCGACGATGTCGAGGCCCCATTTGAGCTGGTACATGTTGATGCAGTTCCCGGCGTCGTCCGAAAAATGGGCGGGCACCGTTATCTGGAAGCGGTGGGTCTCTGAGTTTCCGGTCGGCGCGCCCGAGGAGTCGAACTCGTCCAACGTAAACTCGAGGATCTCTCCGTTCGTGACCAGCCTACCGGCGCAGCTGGGTGCAATCGTTGAGTTGGCGAACTCGGTACAGCACGGCGGGATGCCTGCGGTCTCTCCCGGCCCGCAGACGCTACGAAAACCGCCATCAAGGAACGCCTGTGACGCGCCGGTCGTTCCGGATGTGCCGCTCGTGCTGGTGGCGGCGCTGCCCGTTGAGGTCCCACTCGTCGATGAGCTGGCAGATGAGCTCGCCCCTCCAGAGCAAGCAGAGAGCAGTCCCATAATCGAGATTGCGCAGAGCGCCGACGAGACGGAGCTGCCCCTCGCGAGCGATGTCTCCACAAGCCTCAGCATGAAAACTCCGTCCTGAGCCGCCTCTAAGTTGTTTAATGCAACTCCACGAGCTCGAATCCAACCGGCATAGGAGCGCACCTCGCCCTGCGGCTCGCGCCGAGCATTTCTGAACGACCCCGGCAGGCCATCATGCGTGCTGAGGCAGCCCGCCAGGTTTCGTGTGCGAAGCGGAGCGAACCAGTCGTGCCCATGATGGCGTGCTCCGTGCGTGCGATTGCCCCCGAGGCGCGCGTCTACTTCACAGGGTTGAAGTCGGTTGCGATAACGAAAATGAGAACGAGGAAGCTCGCCATCGCAGTGGGCGCGGCTCATTGGAGGTCATGTATGGAATTTAGCGGGACGCCTCGTTCGATTTCCAGAAATTTCGCGCCTCGCGACTCTTGAGAGCGTCCGTTTACTCCACCTCGCCCTTAGGAGTGGCTCGTTGGGCCTTTTCACGGGTGCTGCGTCAGAAGGACACCTTCCTGTCGGTGCACGCGGCGCTACCCAGCCCATCCGCCCATCCGCCCACTGCACCCACCCCAACATCCCCCTCTCGACCCCTCGCTCACCTTGCTCGAGGTTTCCGAACCCTCAAGTCGCCTCATCGAATGAAAGCCCCGTCGATTCACTCACCCCTGCCGACGATTCAAAAACCTCTCCACACGTCTTCGAATGAAAGCCCCGTTCATTCGATCGAACGACCCGATAATTCGAATCCCTCCCCGCCGGCGAGCGAATGAAAGCCTCGTTCATTCCCTCCCTCTCCTCAACCTCTCGCTCCCTCCGCTTCACGATTTCCTCCCACCACTTCACAACTCCGCCGCCTCCGATTGCACACTAGCTTCGCCGGCTGCTCCCAATCGGGGCCACACCTGTCGCGCACCGCCCACACTCCGCGTGAACCCATTGAGCCGGCCCTCTCGAACCGGGCACCCTCTGCGCTCCCTTTCACAAGGAGCTGCACATGTCGCCTCGCAAGCCGCACGATCCCAGCTCGAAGAACCACGTCGCCGCCGGTGGCCAGCCCAACCCGTTCCTCGAGTCGGGCCCCTATGACGCCCTGGGGATGCTCACCCCGGCCGACCTCAAGCAGATGCGCGAGACCGCGGTCCCGCCCGCCGTGCCCAAGAACCCACCCCGGAACCTGGTCACGGCCTTCACGCCCGAGGTGAAGCGGATCCTCAGCCACCCCGGCGTCCGCGCCTTCTTCGGCACCCGGGTGGACATGGCCGGGCTGCTCGAGTCGGAGGGCCGCTTCGAGATCTTCGACGCCATCCGCACCCGGGCGGACAACACCTCGGCGCTCGCCGCGCAGATCAGCGCCCCCGACGGCCTGCGGGTGCAGGACCAGCTCGGCAAGCTGATGAGCAACTGGGACGACTTCGAGGAGGCCTTCCCCAAGGAGGCACTGGTGCTCGCGCCGCTGCAGCAGCTCTGGGTGACGAACCACCCCGGGCGCAAGCCGGCCAAGGCGACCAGGTCGGGCAAGCCCGGCGCCGAGGAGGGAGCGAGCGCCCCGGGCGCGGGCGCCACGGTCCCGTCGGTGGTCCCGGCGAGCAAGGTGACACCGGCGTCGACGTCGAGCGCGACGGCCAGCGCCACCCCGCCTCCGGAGATCGCAGCGGAGACGCGGGACGTGCGGCCTCAAGCTTGAGCCAGCCCGGGCCGCGAGCGGGAGCTCCCTCTCTCCCGCCCGCGGGCAGCCCGGCGGCGACGCCCGCTCCGCCGTTGGAGGCGCGGCGGCCTTTCCGTGTACCTTGCCGCCCATGAGCCCTGCCCTCCTCCTCGCTGCCGCGCTGCTCACGGGCGCCACCACCGACGCCTCGGCGCTGCTCGATCGCGGCCCCATCGTCTCCATCGAGCAGACGCCGGACGGCAAGTTCAAGCAGTGCACCGCGCTCGCGCGCGTGGACGCGCCCATCGACCGCGTGTGGCAGGTGGCCACCAACTACAAGGACTTCCATACCTTCATGCCCAAGGTGGTCGCGTCGGACGTGATTCACGAGGAGCCCGGCATCGTGGACGTGAAGTTCGAGATCGACGTGCCCGGCGTGAACACCAAGTACGTGATGCGTCACAGCCTTCATCCGGACACGCACACCATCGAGATGAACTGGGTGAAGGGCGACTTGAAGGGTTCGCACTGGGTGCTGCACATGGAGAGCACGCCGGACGGCAAGACGCTCATCAGCTACAGCGGCGCGAGCAAGAACTTCTCGTCGATCCTCGAGGGCCTGGAGGACAGCCAGCAGACGATCTCTGTCGGCGTGAATGTCTCGAGCGCGCTCACGGTGGTGAAGGCGTTCAAGCAGCAGGCCGAGGCGAAGTAGCGGGTGCGCGCGGGCATCTTCGTCGGCGGGCAGAGCACGCGGATGGGCGGCAAGCCCAAGGGGCTCCTGCACGCGCCAGGCACGCAGACGCCGCTCGTGGTGCGGCTCGCGTCGATCGCTCGGAGCGTCGGTCTCGAGCCCGTCTTCGTGGGAAAGACCGACGCCGCCTACCGTTCGCTGCTTCCGGACTTGCGCACGATCGACGACGCGCCCGGCATCGAAGGTCCGCTCGCGGGTCTCGCGGCGCTGCTTCAGGACGCCGGCGACGCGCGCGTCATTGCGCTCGCATGTGATTTGCCGTTCGTGGAAGCGCGGCTGCTCGAGCGGCTCGCGTCGGAGAGCTCGGACGCATCCGTGCTCGCGCCGCGCGCCACGCCGAGTGCGCCCTGGGAGCCGCTGTTCGCGCGCTACGACGCGACGAAGGTTCGGCCCGTGTTGCAGCGCGCGCTCATCGAAGGCGTCCGTTCGTTTCAGGCGCTCTTCGCGCGGCTCGACGTCATCCAGCTCGCGCTGAGCGACGACGAGCGGCCGCAGCTCCGCGACTGGGACTCGCCCGACGATCTCGCGTGACTACTGCGCGCCCCACTTGCCGCCGTTGGTTTGCCACTCGAGCTCGTCGTCGATGGCGTGGGTGAGATCTTCGGCGCTCATGGGCAGCTCGTAGTCGCGCCCATTGATGAAGATGGACGGCGTGCCCTTCACCTTCGCGCGGTGGCCCTCTTCCTTGGAGGCCTCGATGAGCGACTGGAACGCGTTCGACTGGATGGCCTCCATCAGCCGGTGCGGATCGAGCTCCGCGTCGGAGGCGTAGCGCTGCAGATCGCTCACGTCCAGGGCCTCCTGGTGCTCGAACATCGCGTCGTGCATGGGCCAGAACTTGCCCTGCGCCTTGGCGAAGTACGCGGCCTCGGCAGCGAGGTCCGAGTGCGGATGCATCTTGAGCGGGAACGGCTTGAAGCAGAGCCGCACCATGCCATTCGGCGTCACCAGCGACTCGAGCACCGGCCGCGCGAGCCGACAGAACGGACACTCGAAGTCGCTGAACTCCACGATGGTGACCTTCGCGTCGGCCGGCCCGCGGCACATGCCATCGTCCACCGAGAGCGGCACGCGCTCCGACGCCGCGAACGCCGTGTAGTACTTGTTCAGCGAGGTGTTGATCTCCGTGTTCGTCGCGCCCGCCGACGCCAGGCCGGTGGCGAGCTGGAGCATTCGCAGCGCGTGCCGCTGGTGCGCGGGCTGCTTGAGGCACTCCTGGAGCGTCGTGGCGCAGCCGTCGTACGAGAACGCGTCCTTCGAATAGGCAAGAATCTGCCGCGACAGCGAAGGCAGCACCTGGTCGAGCGGATAGCCCGGCAAGTCTGCCTCGGTCGGCGTGGGGCCGTCGGCGCCATCCGTGAAGCCGCCGTCGACGCTGCGCAATGTTGGCTGCGCAGCCACGCGCTCTGGCATCGGCGGGGTCATCGCGGGCTTCTGCGACTCGGCGCACCCGACACCCAGCGCGACGGCGAGAAACACGAACGGGAGACGCTTGGCCATGGCAAAACTCAAGCGCGCTCGGACGCAGGCGTCAATCGACTTCACGCGCCACCCTGCCCCGGCGCGCAAATGATTGCTTGGGGCTCGAGCTTCGGCGCCGGACCGTCCTTGATTCCCAGTTCCACGCACAGCGCGTGAAGCTTCTCCGAGGTGCGCTTCGGATGCGCGAGCTTGAGGAGCGCGTAGCGCGTCTCCTCGTCGAGCGCGCGCCAACCCGAGGCATCGAGGCGCACGCCCAGCTCGGCCAGCCGCGACGTCACGAGCGCGGGGATCTCCGGCGCGTTCCAGCTGCGCTGCTCGGCGTCCGCGTCTTGAAGCGGCTTGAGGTGCACCCCCGCACGCGCGCAGAACCCCTGGAGCACCTCTCGATAGATGGAGAGCTCCGCGTCGGTATCCACGGACAGGTGGCAGAGCGCGAGCCGCTCGGGCCGGGTGAGCGCTTGCCAGCCCTCGAGGGAGATCTTGAGCTGCGCGAGGTCGAGCTTGCGGCGCACGGTGAGCGGCACGCAGTCGAGCTTCTCGTGGATGTCGCCCTCGAAGCGGAACTGGCGGTACATGGCGCCGAGACTAACGCCTCACGGGCCCACGCGCTCGGGTCGGCTGTAGAGGTTGAAGCGCTCGCCGCGCACGAAGGCCGCCAGCGTGACGTTCGCCCGGCTGGCCAGGTCGATGGCGAGCGAGCTCGCTGCGCCCAGGCTGGCCACGACGGGGATGCGCGCCATGGTGGCCTTCTGCACCACCTCGAAGCCCGCCCGGCTGCTCACCACCAGGAGCGCCGGCCGCTTCACTTCGGGCTTCACCTTCGACCCGACGAGCCCCGCGTACAGCAGCGCACCGACGACCTTGTCCACGGCGTTGTGGCGGCCCACGTCCTCGTGCGCTGCGAGCAGCTCGCCCTGCGCATCGAAGGCGGCCGCGGCGTGCGTGCCCCCGGTCTGCGCGAAGAGCGCCTGCTTCTCGCCGAGCCGCGCCGCCGACGCGAGCAGCACCGCGCGGGGAATCCTCGGGCCATCGGGAAGCGGGAGACAGCGCTCGAGCAGATCGTCGACGCTCTGCCGGCCGCACAGGCCACACGCGGCCGTGGTCAGCGTTCCGCGGCGGCTGGCCTGCGCGCGCTCGATGGCGAGCACCACCCCGCCCGAGGGCCGCGCGTCGACCACATTTCCGTAAGCTTCGTCACCGGGCCGACCGCAGTGCGCGAGAGAGCTCAGCTCGTCGAGCGACCGGATGATGCCCTCGGCGAAGAGGAAGCCCGCCGCGAGCCGCGCGTCGTCGCCAGGCGTGCGAAGCGTGATGGCCAGGGTGTCGCCGGCCGCGCGGATCTCCAGCGGCTCCTCGACGGCCACCGCATCGCGCGCGCGAACCCCGTCGCGCCACACCTCGCGCTCGGTGGCGCCGGCCTTGGAAATGCTCATGCGCCCAATCTAACCAGAGCGGCGTCGGTCTATGCTCACGTCCATGGGCCAACGCTACGAGATCCTCCGCAAGCTCGGCGCCGGCGGCATGGGCACGGTGTACCTGGCCAAGCTCAAGGGCGAGGCGGGCTTCGAGCGGCTGGTGGCGCTCAAGAAGCTGAATCCGGAAGTGCTCGGCAACGAGGACGTGCGCACGCTCTTCGTGCGCGAGATCCAGCTCGGCGCGCGGCTGGTGCACCCGGCCATCGTGCAGGTGCTCGACGCCGGCATCTCCACGGGCGAGCCGTACCTCGCGTCGGAGTTCGTCGACGGCTCGGACCTCGAGGCGATCATCGACGCCCTCAAGAAGCAGGGCGCCAAGCTGCCGCCCGAGGCGGTGGCCTACGTGGGCAGCCAGGTGTGCCAGGCGCTGGCGTTCATGGTGGGCGTCACCGACGAGCAGGGCCAGCGCGTCATCCAGGCCCACCGCGACATCTCGCCCAGCAACGTGCTCGTGGCCCGCACCGGCGCGGTGAAGCTGGCCGACTTCGGCGTGGCCCGGCTGACGACTTCACAAACCTCGGCGGCGGTGGTGCGCGGCAAGTGGCAGTACTTCCCGCCGGAGATTTCGACGTCGGATCCCGACGTCCGCTCGGATCTCTTCGCGCTGGGCATCACCTTGTTCCAGCTCGCGTCGCTGCGGCATCCCTTCGAAGCGGCCACGGCGCAGGGCTACTACGAGCGCGCGGCGACCTTTCATCCCCCGCGGCCCGACGAGATCCCCGAGGCGCTCTGGAGCATCGTGAACCGCGCGCTCGCCAAGGATCCGGCGACGCGCTTCCAGTCGCCGGCGGAGATGGGCGAGGCGCTCGACCAGTTCGTGGCCTCCACGGGAAAGCCGATGAGCGCGCCGCAGCTCGCGCGGCTGGTGGGGCCCTTGCTGCCGCCGCCCGTGCCCACCACGACCGACCCCACGCTGGAGGCGCCCTTCGCGCGCACGGTGATGAGCGGCAGCCGCTTCGAGATGGATCCCGAGTGGCGAGCGGTGGGTCCGGCCATGGGCGCCGATGGGCAGATGGTGGGTAAGGCGCCGCCGCCTGCGTCTTCCGCCCCGCGCGCGCCTGCGCCGATCCCACGGCATGCGCCGCCGCCTGCGTCGGCCATCTCGGGGATCGCCGAGGACCTGCACGCTGGGTCGGCGCACGCGGCGCCGCGGCTGCACGAGGTGGAGAGCCTGGAGCTGCACGACAAGCCGCTGGTGGAGAAGCCGCCACCCGACGAGCCCGGCCCGCTGCTCGCGCCGCTTGCTGCGCCCGCGGCCAAGCGCGGCGGAGCGCTCGGCGCCGTGGTGGTGCTGCTGGTGCTGGCGGCAGCGGGCGGCGGTTTCTACGCGTGGAAGATGCTGCCGCGCCCCAACCTGCCCGGGACGACTGCGAGCGCGCCGCTGGTGGTGATCGACTCGACGCCCGACGGCGCCAGCGTGTACTCCGGCCAGGAGAAGCTCGGCGAGACGCCGCTCTCGTTTCCGAACGACTACCCCGCGGGCCAGACCGTGAGCCTGCAGCTCCGCAAGAAGGGCTACGCCAGCGCGGACATCGCCTTCGACGGCGACAAGCCGCAGCACATCAACGCGAAGCTCAAGAAGAAGTAGTTACGCGCGGAAGAGCGGCTGCTCCACCGACACATCGCGCTGCTGCTCATTGGCGCGAATCAGGTAGCCCATGAGCATGAGCGAGCTGGTGTTCTCGAGCACGCGCTCGGGATCCTTGGAGATGAGGTTGGCGCTGTAGCTGAGGAAGAACTGCGCCAGCTCCTCTCCCGCCTCGCGGACGATGAGCGCGTTCAGCGCCGAAGCATCCATCTCGCGGATGGCGTTGATGAACTCCACCGCCAAGCCCTTCTTGCGCTGATCCATGGCATTCCCCCTGCGCCCGTCCCAGGAACATAGGCACGCTTCGGCGCGTGCCCCAGCGTCGGCGCTTTGACATCAAATCAACGTGCGTGCCATCGTCGAATGGACCGTTGGTACCATACCGATTCACCACCCGGGGGGTGGGCGGATGTTCACGGGCGTGAAGGTGTTCTCCGCGACGAAGGCCAAAGAGCGCGAAGAGCTCGGTGAAGTCATCAATCGCTGGATCCGCGACCACCGCGAGGTGGAGATCGTGGATCGCGTCGTGACCCAGTCTTCGGACAACGAGTTCCACTGCCTCACGGTGGTGCTGTTCTTCAAAGACGGCGCGAAGTAGCGGCTACGGCCAGGCACCCCACAGCCCGAGCGCCGTACACAGCGCAGCCGCCGCGGCGCAGAGCCCGGCTTCGCGCGCGAGCCGGCGGGCCACATCGTCGCCCAGGCTGAAGGCATCGCGGCCGGCGTGCACCAGCGAGGGCCCCTGTTCGCGCCGCACCACGCGGCCCAGCACGCGCGCGGGCGCGCCATCGGGCAGGCCCACGGTGCGGGAGCGATAGAGCGCCGCAGGATCCGGATCGGCGTCGAGGCGCCAGCCCTCATCGCACGCGCGCGCAGGCAGGAGCTCGACGGCCGCGCGCCGCAGCACGCCCGGTGGCACCGAGAGCGCGAGCGAGCGCGTGCGTCCATGCAGCTCGACCAGCTCGGCCCAGGCTTCGCGCGTCGAGATGCGGCGCCAGCGGCCGGCGTCCCAGCGATCGACCTCCACGCGTCGATAGAGGCACGCGGGCGCACCGTCGAGCGCGGGCAGCGGCTCGGGCGAGCGGAGCGTGCCGGCCCAGAGGCGCCGGTGCTTGTCGTCGGCGAGCTCGTCGGGAGAGCGCGGCCGTTCGGCGAGCATGGCGCGGCGCAGGATCCACCGCCGGGCGGCCACGAGGCTCAACGCCGCGGTGAGCGCGCCCGCGAGGCCGATCATGCCCGCATGCACCACGGGCACGCTGCGCAGCTCGCCGTGCACGAAGAGGATGCCGCAGCCGAGCACCACGAGCAGCCCCACCCGCCTCGGCCGGCGCTCGGCGTCCGCGAGCAGCAAGGGCATGCCCAGCAGCGCCGCGACGCCGCCGAACAAGGCCACCAGCGGCGCCAGCAGCGGCTGCCAGACGCCCATGACTCCCCCCAGCGATCAAAGCTGGGGAGCCGGTCCGAGCTCAGCAACCGTGGGCACACGGATCGGTCGACTCCGAACGACCCACGACCCACGTCCCGCGATCGGGCTACTTCTTCTTGTCCGGCTCGGCGTGCGCGGGAAGCGCGGCCGGTGACGTGGCACTGGTCGCGGCCTGCAGATGCGCTTGCACCTGCGCGGCCACCTGCGCGCGCGCCTCGCGGGCGGCGGCCATCTCCGCCTTGCGTTTCTCGCTCTGCTCTTTCTGCTCGGCGTCGAAGGCCTCGTACGCGCGAATCACTTCCTGCACCAGCGGGTGGCGCACCACGTCCACGTCGCTGAAGGTGCAGAAGCGGATGCCGTCGATGTTGGAGAGGATCTTCTGCGCGATGCTGAGGCCGCTCACCTTGCCCTGCGGCAGGTCGGTCTGGGTGAGGTCGCCGGTGACCACGGCCTTCGACGCGAACCCGAGGCGGGTGAGGAACATCTTCATCTGGTCGACGGTGGTGTTCTGGGCCTCGTCGAGGATGACGAACGCGTCGTTCAAGGTGCGGCCGCGCATGAACGCCAGCGGCGCGACCTCGATGGTGCCGCGCTCCACCAGCGCCGCGGCCTTGTCGAAGTCCATCATGTCGTTGAGCGCGTCGTAGAGCGGCCGCAGGTACGGGTTCACCTTCTCCGCGAGGTCGCCAGGAAGGAAGCCGAGCTTCTCGCCGGCCTCCACCGCGGGACGGGTGAGCACGATGCGCTTGCACTGCTTCTCCTGCAGCGCTGCGATGGCCATGGCCATGGCGAGGTAGGTCTTGCCGGTGCCCGCCGGCCCGATGCCGAAGACGATGTCCTTCTCGCGGATGGCGTCGATGTAGCGCTTCTGCGCGATGCCCTTGGGTGTAACCAAACGGTTACGCGAGCTCACGAAGACGGTGTCGAGGAAGATCTCCTTCAGCCGCGCGGCCGGATCGGCGCCGAGCACGCGGATGGCCTGCTCCACGTCCTCCGCGTAGAGCGGGTAGCCGCTCTTGAGCAGCTCGTAGAGCTCGGTCAGCAGCCGCTGGGCCTGGGCCACGGCGTCCGGCGGGCCGCCCACGAAGAGCTGGCCGCCGCGCTGCGCCACCTGCACCCCCAGCCGACGCTCGATGAGCTTGAGGTGCATGCCCTGGCCGCCCACCAGGGCCTGGACCAGGCGGTTGTCCTCGAACTCGACGCGGACGGGTGCCGATGCGCTCATGGAATCTCGGGGCTCGGTCTGAAGGCGCAGGGGCATGGCTCACCCGGTGTCGGACTCTCCGACGCGCGAGCCTGCCAAAGCCTGAAGCCTGTCGCCTGACCTGGGGTCATCGAAGTGGCGGCAACAGCACGTAGGACTGGGCCGCCGTCCGACGGTAATAGTAGCGCTCACCCCAGGGGAATTGCAGGTCGGCGGGGCTGAGGAGCTGCTCGTTGGCGAGGGCGTCGAGCTCGGCCGGCAGCTCGCCGTGCTCCAGCCGGAAGACGTCGATGGCGCCGCGGATGCGCTCGATCTGCCCGCGGGCCAGGAGCCGGCGGGCGGCGGGGTCCACCACCTCCAGCTCGCCCTGGGAGAGCCGCCGCGAGAGCAGCCCGCTCTGCCCGAACACGAACACCACCACGGCCACCAGCAGCACCGTCACCACGGCGCTGCCCATGCCCTCGCGCAGCCGCTCGCCGAAGCCCTTCTGCACCGAGCTGCCGAGGTCGTCGTCGTCCTTGCCGCGCGGGGTGAGCGCCGCGAGGTAGCCCTCGGCCACGAGCACCTGGAGCGCCTTGCAGGTCTCGAACTCGCCGAGCCGCGAGAGCTCGATGTAGCGGGTCACCGTGCGGTGCGACTCGTAGAGCGAGAGGACCTTGCGCTCTGCGCGGCCGAGCTCGCCCTTCTTGGGCTCGTCGCCGCCGCCCTCGCCGAAGGCCGCGTCGAGGCCGAAGTCGTCGTCGCTCTGGCTCTCGGCGGGCGCTTCCTTGAGCTGCTGGAAGGTCATGCGCCCGCTGGTGATGACCCGGCGCACCGCGGGCCACTCGTCCACGCGGCGGAAGCCCTCCATCAGCACGCTCTCGCTGCGGATGGGCGTCACGGATTCCGGATCGACGTCGACGTCCTGCTGCTCGAAGGCGTAGCTGCCCTGCTTCCACGCGAAGAGCCGGTAGAGCGTCTCGGTGGTCTGGAGGTGCGTCGTCTCCTTCAAGGCCTCGCGGGTGAGCGCGCCGGAGCCGATGAGGATGTCGCCGAGGCGGCGGAGGGTGCGCTTCTGCTCGTCGAGGGCGGCGTCGAG contains the following coding sequences:
- a CDS encoding SRPBCC family protein — encoded protein: MSPALLLAAALLTGATTDASALLDRGPIVSIEQTPDGKFKQCTALARVDAPIDRVWQVATNYKDFHTFMPKVVASDVIHEEPGIVDVKFEIDVPGVNTKYVMRHSLHPDTHTIEMNWVKGDLKGSHWVLHMESTPDGKTLISYSGASKNFSSILEGLEDSQQTISVGVNVSSALTVVKAFKQQAEAK
- a CDS encoding molybdenum cofactor guanylyltransferase, yielding MRAGIFVGGQSTRMGGKPKGLLHAPGTQTPLVVRLASIARSVGLEPVFVGKTDAAYRSLLPDLRTIDDAPGIEGPLAGLAALLQDAGDARVIALACDLPFVEARLLERLASESSDASVLAPRATPSAPWEPLFARYDATKVRPVLQRALIEGVRSFQALFARLDVIQLALSDDERPQLRDWDSPDDLA
- a CDS encoding thioredoxin domain-containing protein translates to MAKRLPFVFLAVALGVGCAESQKPAMTPPMPERVAAQPTLRSVDGGFTDGADGPTPTEADLPGYPLDQVLPSLSRQILAYSKDAFSYDGCATTLQECLKQPAHQRHALRMLQLATGLASAGATNTEINTSLNKYYTAFAASERVPLSVDDGMCRGPADAKVTIVEFSDFECPFCRLARPVLESLVTPNGMVRLCFKPFPLKMHPHSDLAAEAAYFAKAQGKFWPMHDAMFEHQEALDVSDLQRYASDAELDPHRLMEAIQSNAFQSLIEASKEEGHRAKVKGTPSIFINGRDYELPMSAEDLTHAIDDELEWQTNGGKWGAQ
- the fdhD gene encoding formate dehydrogenase accessory sulfurtransferase FdhD, which codes for MSISKAGATEREVWRDGVRARDAVAVEEPLEIRAAGDTLAITLRTPGDDARLAAGFLFAEGIIRSLDELSSLAHCGRPGDEAYGNVVDARPSGGVVLAIERAQASRRGTLTTAACGLCGRQSVDDLLERCLPLPDGPRIPRAVLLASAARLGEKQALFAQTGGTHAAAAFDAQGELLAAHEDVGRHNAVDKVVGALLYAGLVGSKVKPEVKRPALLVVSSRAGFEVVQKATMARIPVVASLGAASSLAIDLASRANVTLAAFVRGERFNLYSRPERVGP
- a CDS encoding serine/threonine protein kinase, giving the protein MGQRYEILRKLGAGGMGTVYLAKLKGEAGFERLVALKKLNPEVLGNEDVRTLFVREIQLGARLVHPAIVQVLDAGISTGEPYLASEFVDGSDLEAIIDALKKQGAKLPPEAVAYVGSQVCQALAFMVGVTDEQGQRVIQAHRDISPSNVLVARTGAVKLADFGVARLTTSQTSAAVVRGKWQYFPPEISTSDPDVRSDLFALGITLFQLASLRHPFEAATAQGYYERAATFHPPRPDEIPEALWSIVNRALAKDPATRFQSPAEMGEALDQFVASTGKPMSAPQLARLVGPLLPPPVPTTTDPTLEAPFARTVMSGSRFEMDPEWRAVGPAMGADGQMVGKAPPPASSAPRAPAPIPRHAPPPASAISGIAEDLHAGSAHAAPRLHEVESLELHDKPLVEKPPPDEPGPLLAPLAAPAAKRGGALGAVVVLLVLAAAGGGFYAWKMLPRPNLPGTTASAPLVVIDSTPDGASVYSGQEKLGETPLSFPNDYPAGQTVSLQLRKKGYASADIAFDGDKPQHINAKLKKK
- a CDS encoding PhoH family protein, producing MPLRLQTEPRDSMSASAPVRVEFEDNRLVQALVGGQGMHLKLIERRLGVQVAQRGGQLFVGGPPDAVAQAQRLLTELYELLKSGYPLYAEDVEQAIRVLGADPAARLKEIFLDTVFVSSRNRLVTPKGIAQKRYIDAIREKDIVFGIGPAGTGKTYLAMAMAIAALQEKQCKRIVLTRPAVEAGEKLGFLPGDLAEKVNPYLRPLYDALNDMMDFDKAAALVERGTIEVAPLAFMRGRTLNDAFVILDEAQNTTVDQMKMFLTRLGFASKAVVTGDLTQTDLPQGKVSGLSIAQKILSNIDGIRFCTFSDVDVVRHPLVQEVIRAYEAFDAEQKEQSEKRKAEMAAAREARAQVAAQVQAHLQAATSATSPAALPAHAEPDKKK
- a CDS encoding DUF4388 domain-containing protein, whose amino-acid sequence is MALQGTLGDFGIADIFQLIGQQGKTGVLHLNGKDEEVHISFKDGNVVKAESAARKRKELLGHMLVRADLITQAQLDAALDEQKRTLRRLGDILIGSGALTREALKETTHLQTTETLYRLFAWKQGSYAFEQQDVDVDPESVTPIRSESVLMEGFRRVDEWPAVRRVITSGRMTFQQLKEAPAESQSDDDFGLDAAFGEGGGDEPKKGELGRAERKVLSLYESHRTVTRYIELSRLGEFETCKALQVLVAEGYLAALTPRGKDDDDLGSSVQKGFGERLREGMGSAVVTVLLVAVVVFVFGQSGLLSRRLSQGELEVVDPAARRLLARGQIERIRGAIDVFRLEHGELPAELDALANEQLLSPADLQFPWGERYYYRRTAAQSYVLLPPLR